A DNA window from Drosophila virilis strain 15010-1051.87 chromosome 4, Dvir_AGI_RSII-ME, whole genome shotgun sequence contains the following coding sequences:
- the atilla gene encoding UPAR/Ly6 domain-containing protein CG9338, which translates to MQQQIFACLLIAVCLMHSATAIKCYQCKSLTDPNCSKDMLDANSNIRQVDCDSVAKPNTMEQLQPVTRCNKVVTSDRAGVIVSRDCHFEVVGQKENECTVTHSRQVESCYTCKGDLCNASAAGRYMAMSAAALLALFAVQMAL; encoded by the exons atgcagcaacaaattttcgCCTGTTTGCTAATTGCCGTGTGCCTCATGCACAGTG CAACTGCCATCAAATGCTATCAATGCAAGTCTCTGACGGATcccaactgcagcaaagataTGCTGGATGCCAATTCGAATATACGTCAGGTGGACTGCGATAGCGTGGCCAAGCCGAATACcatggagcagctgcagcctgTGACCAGGTGCAACAAGGTGGTCACCAGCG ATCGCGCCGGCGTAATTGTCTCACGTGACTGTCACTTTGAGGTAGTTGGACAGAAGGAGAACGAGTGCACCGTAACGCACAGCCGCCAGGTGGAAAGCTGTTACACCTGCAAGGGAGATCTGTGCAACGCATCCGCCGCGGGACGCTACATGGCGATGAGCGCGGCAGCGCTGCTCGCGCTTTTCGCCGTGCAGATGGCGCTGTGA